TTATATCATCTCTAATCCATGTATGCTTGTTAATTGTTTCTATATATTCATTAGTAATATCTATACTTCTGCTCCATAAATCCTCAAATTTTTCTAAAGCAAAATCAACATCTCTGCTATCTTTAAGTTCCACATTAAATTCAAGATTGTTAACAAGACCTGCCTGCGAAAAATTGCTTGAACCTGTAATTACAGAACCATAAGTATCTTGGCATTTATCCATGTCTTTTCTCATGATATAAACTTTTGCATGGATTGGACTTTCAGGATATATCCTAAGTTTAAGTTTTCCAGACTGTAACCACTTAATAAAAATTTTAATTCCTTGCTCAACCTTAAAACTATCTTCTGAATTTTCCATTTCATCCTGTATATTATCTTTAAATTCATCTTTTACTTCTTTATGAGACATTTCAAAAGATAATTGTTCTCCTTTTGACTTTTGAATTATTTGAACAGTTTTTCCGTCAACATTTAAACCAACCAATATTCTTATATTCTCTATGTATTCCATAGCAGGGTACATCAAATAAAAGCCACTGGTTCTGAAATAACCTACAAGCACATCAAAAAATTTTGTGTTTGATTTTAATATTTTTGAAAATCTATCATATAAATTTCTATCTGGTTCATTTGTAAAAAATGTTAAATCATTATGATGTTCCAATAAATTCACCGCCTCTTATAAGCAATATGTCTACATAGTTCAACTCCAATTTTATTACTTTTTTTATCATTAATCAACCTATTATAAGCATTATGCTTATATAGTTCATTCTTAAAAATTATTGAAGTTGCTAAACTTATATAAAAGGATGGATTTTGTTATGGGATTAGATTATAAGAAGATTGGAATTAGGATAAAAGAAGAAAGATTAAAATTAAATATCTCTCAAGAAAAACTTGCAGAAATGATTGATGTGTCAAAAGAACATATGAGTCACATAGAATGTGGGACAACAAAATTGAGTCTTCCAACTCTTGTAAAAATATGCAATGCACTTGAGATTACACCTGATTTAATACTTTTAGATTCTATATATAAATCAAAAGAATACTTAAAAGATGAATTAGCTAAAGTAACTGAGAATTGCAGTGAATTAGATTTTAAACTTATTGTTGAAACATCCAAAGCCATAATTAATGTAAATAAAAATTAAATTTAGACATGATAAAAGCACCTGAGTTAACAGCTGCTCTATAGTGTTGAAATATTAAATTATTCTAGAGTTTTTATTCTTTCTAATAAGTCTTTTACAAAATTAATATATGCTTGTTTTGTATTCTCATAAATCTTTCTATTTCCTCTTATTGTAGCTGAATCCTCTATTCCTAAGTTGCCTAAACTTGGTATCTTCCATATTGGATTCTTATATTTCTGTGCCATTCCTGGTAGTGTATTATGAGAATGCATTACATTTTTTAATCCTACTGGGGTATTTATCATATCTTCTGTTAAATGTTTTCTAATTTCCTTACTTATGTATTTTTTTATTGTTAATGGTATTTGTTTTGCATAATTATA
This genomic window from Clostridium pasteurianum DSM 525 = ATCC 6013 contains:
- a CDS encoding helix-turn-helix domain-containing protein, which produces MGLDYKKIGIRIKEERLKLNISQEKLAEMIDVSKEHMSHIECGTTKLSLPTLVKICNALEITPDLILLDSIYKSKEYLKDELAKVTENCSELDFKLIVETSKAIINVNKN